The Nocardioides humi genome includes a region encoding these proteins:
- a CDS encoding ribokinase, protein MPLSTVTVLGSANLDQIVHTTRLPAPGETVSTTATRQGPGGKGLNQAVAAARAGGTVAFVGAVGRDPAGDALLAHLRGNDVRTQHVALVDEPTGSAIVMVDDTGENAILVTGGANGSVAPLPHGSDEWLDCAVLLMQLELPPATVLRCARAARARGVLVVLNAAPAGPLPDGLLDAVDVLVVNEHECRALAGSASLDDAASRLASPVPTLVVTQGARGARWYDRGHLAGTIPPPSVSAVDTTGAGDTFCGALAACLAAGSPLDEVLRFAVVAGALSTQVHGADSAPRLDVVQEALARP, encoded by the coding sequence GTGCCTCTTTCCACGGTGACGGTGCTCGGCAGCGCCAACCTCGACCAGATCGTCCACACCACGCGCCTGCCCGCCCCCGGTGAGACCGTCAGCACGACCGCGACCCGCCAGGGCCCCGGCGGCAAGGGCCTCAACCAGGCCGTCGCCGCGGCCCGCGCCGGCGGCACCGTCGCCTTCGTCGGCGCCGTGGGCCGCGACCCCGCCGGCGACGCGCTCCTCGCCCACCTGCGCGGGAACGACGTCCGCACGCAGCACGTCGCGCTCGTGGACGAGCCCACCGGCAGCGCCATCGTCATGGTCGACGACACCGGCGAGAACGCCATCCTCGTCACCGGCGGAGCCAACGGCAGCGTCGCTCCCCTCCCCCACGGCTCGGACGAGTGGCTCGACTGCGCGGTGCTCCTGATGCAGCTCGAGCTGCCCCCGGCGACCGTGCTCCGCTGCGCCCGGGCGGCCCGCGCTCGGGGCGTCCTCGTCGTCCTCAACGCCGCGCCCGCCGGCCCCCTCCCCGACGGCCTGCTCGACGCCGTCGACGTCCTGGTCGTCAACGAGCACGAGTGCCGCGCCCTGGCGGGGAGCGCCTCCCTGGACGACGCCGCCTCCCGGCTGGCCTCCCCCGTCCCCACCCTCGTGGTCACCCAGGGCGCCCGCGGCGCCCGGTGGTACGACCGGGGCCACCTCGCCGGCACCATCCCACCGCCCTCCGTGTCCGCCGTCGACACCACCGGCGCCGGCGACACCTTCTGCGGCGCCCTGGCCGCCTGCCTGGCCGCGGGCTCGCCGCTCGACGAGGTGCTGCGGTTCGCGGTGGTGGCCGGCGCGCTGAGCACGCAGGTGCACGGCGCCGACAGCGCTCCTCGGCTCGATGTCGTCCAGGAGGCGCTGGCTCGTCCGTAG
- a CDS encoding xanthine dehydrogenase small subunit codes for MNSVVVNGVARSLAGVPPHTNALDFLRAGGLTGAKEGCAEGECGACSVLVARPAPDGSDTTEWTAVNACLAPAAALGGQEVVTAEGLGTPDALHPVQRELAVRGGSQCGYCTPGFVCSMAAEYYRAGRADDAGTPGGHRGANGFDLHAIGGNLCRCTGYRPIRDAAYALDQPAAGDALAARRTAPPPAAAAAELRDHEAAYLRPGTLAEALALLDEPGAVVVAGSTDWGVEVNLRGRRATTMVAVDRLPELRGFDLTATELRIGAALTLTEIERRLAGRVPLLAALMPQFASRLIRNSATLGGNLGTGSPIGDSAPVLLALEASLVLVSAAGERTVPLAGYFTGYRASVRRPDELIREVVVPLPASPLTAFHKIAKRPFDDISSVAAGFAIDVADGVVRRARIGLGGVAATPIRALATEAALEGRPWTADTVDEAAAAMAGEGTPISDQRSSADYRVAMLGQALRKLYVEAVPA; via the coding sequence ATGAACAGTGTGGTCGTCAACGGCGTCGCCCGGTCCCTCGCCGGAGTGCCGCCCCACACGAACGCGCTCGACTTCCTGCGCGCCGGTGGCCTGACCGGCGCCAAGGAGGGGTGTGCCGAGGGCGAGTGCGGCGCGTGCTCGGTGCTCGTCGCTCGGCCCGCGCCCGACGGCTCGGACACGACCGAGTGGACCGCGGTCAACGCCTGCCTGGCTCCCGCGGCGGCCCTCGGCGGCCAGGAGGTGGTGACCGCCGAGGGTCTCGGCACGCCCGACGCGCTGCACCCCGTGCAGCGGGAGCTGGCGGTGCGCGGCGGCTCCCAGTGCGGCTACTGCACACCGGGCTTCGTGTGCTCGATGGCCGCGGAGTACTACCGGGCCGGCCGCGCCGACGATGCCGGTACGCCGGGCGGGCACCGCGGCGCGAACGGCTTCGACCTGCACGCCATCGGCGGCAACCTGTGCCGCTGCACCGGCTACCGGCCGATCCGCGACGCCGCCTACGCGCTGGACCAGCCCGCCGCGGGCGACGCGCTGGCCGCGCGACGCACCGCTCCGCCGCCCGCGGCCGCGGCCGCCGAGCTGCGCGACCACGAGGCGGCGTACCTCCGCCCGGGCACGCTGGCGGAGGCGCTCGCGCTGCTCGACGAGCCCGGGGCCGTGGTCGTCGCCGGCAGCACGGACTGGGGGGTGGAGGTCAACCTCCGCGGCCGCCGGGCGACGACGATGGTCGCCGTGGACCGGCTGCCCGAGCTGCGCGGCTTCGACCTCACGGCGACCGAGCTGCGGATCGGCGCCGCCCTGACGCTCACCGAGATCGAGCGCCGGCTGGCCGGCCGGGTGCCGCTGCTGGCGGCGCTGATGCCGCAGTTCGCCTCGCGGCTGATCCGCAACAGCGCGACCCTCGGCGGCAACCTCGGCACCGGCTCGCCGATCGGCGACAGCGCGCCGGTGCTGCTGGCCCTGGAGGCCTCGCTGGTCCTGGTCTCGGCGGCAGGGGAGCGGACGGTGCCGCTGGCCGGCTACTTCACCGGCTACCGCGCGTCGGTCCGTCGTCCCGACGAGCTGATCCGGGAGGTCGTCGTCCCGCTGCCGGCCAGCCCGCTCACGGCCTTCCACAAGATCGCCAAGCGGCCCTTCGACGACATCTCCTCGGTGGCAGCGGGCTTCGCGATCGACGTCGCCGACGGCGTGGTGCGCAGGGCGCGGATCGGCCTGGGCGGGGTGGCCGCCACCCCGATCCGGGCGCTGGCCACGGAGGCGGCGCTCGAGGGCAGGCCGTGGACCGCGGACACGGTCGACGAGGCCGCCGCGGCGATGGCCGGCGAGGGCACCCCGATCTCCGACCAGCGCTCCAGCGCCGACTACCGCGTCGCCATGCTCGGCCAGGCACTCCGCAAGCTGTACGTCGAGGCGGTGCCGGCATGA
- a CDS encoding IclR family transcriptional regulator → MVSTQAEQRGAATGAQTVHRALDILEIIAARSAGMPLAEIAAAVGLAAPTAHRLCRALVERGYVRQLPDRTYALGTRLVALGKSAHDLIGADAEPLLLDLVAELGETANLAVLSGLQAEYVAQAPSRFAMRMFTEVGRRVDLHSTGVGKALLARLDDSEARAIVDRTGMATPTPHTLESPDALMADLRQIRERGFALDEQEQEIGVRCVAVALDSASPAWMALSVSGPVTRMTDDLVGRAVPLLQAAARELAAILRGEVDRRPITAGRHPG, encoded by the coding sequence GTGGTGTCAACGCAGGCCGAGCAGCGCGGGGCGGCCACGGGCGCCCAGACCGTGCACCGCGCCCTGGACATCCTCGAGATCATCGCCGCGCGGAGCGCGGGCATGCCGCTCGCGGAGATCGCGGCCGCGGTGGGTCTCGCCGCGCCCACCGCGCACCGGCTCTGCCGCGCCCTGGTCGAGCGCGGCTACGTGCGGCAGCTGCCCGACCGCACCTACGCCCTCGGCACCCGGCTGGTCGCGCTCGGCAAGTCGGCGCACGACCTGATCGGCGCGGACGCCGAGCCGCTGCTGCTCGACCTGGTCGCCGAGCTGGGCGAGACCGCCAATCTCGCGGTGCTGAGCGGCCTCCAGGCAGAGTACGTCGCCCAGGCTCCGTCGCGGTTCGCGATGCGGATGTTCACCGAGGTGGGCCGTCGGGTCGACCTGCACAGCACCGGCGTCGGCAAGGCGCTCCTGGCCCGGCTCGACGACTCCGAGGCTCGCGCGATCGTGGACCGGACCGGCATGGCGACGCCCACGCCCCACACCCTCGAGAGTCCCGACGCCCTGATGGCCGACCTGCGGCAGATCCGCGAGCGGGGCTTCGCCCTCGACGAGCAGGAGCAGGAGATCGGGGTCCGATGCGTCGCCGTCGCGCTCGACAGCGCGTCGCCCGCCTGGATGGCCCTGTCCGTCTCCGGTCCCGTCACCCGGATGACCGACGATCTCGTCGGCCGGGCGGTCCCGCTGCTCCAGGCGGCGGCCCGGGAGCTCGCCGCGATCCTGCGCGGCGAGGTCGACAGGCGCCCGATCACGGCCGGTCGCCACCCCGGCTGA
- the xdhB gene encoding xanthine dehydrogenase molybdopterin binding subunit, with product MTTTESAPTTTPLSRRPDDAVVGAALHHEAAALHVTGQALYTDDLVGRLPAVLHAHPVQAQVAHARIARLDVSPAHDVPGVVRVLTAADVPGVNDAGVKHDEPLFPDEIMYHGHAVCWVLGETLEAARRGAAAVVVEYDELPAVVTVEEAIAAESFQGARPTLRRGDAANALADAEHVLTGTTAFAGQEHFYLETHCSLAQVDESGQVFVQASTQHPTETQEIVAHVLGVPSHAVTVQCLRMGGGFGGKEMQPHGLAAVAALGATLTGRPVRVRLTRAQDMSMTGKRHGFHATWRVGFDRDGLLAGLEATLTSDGGWSLDLSEPVLSRALCHIDNAYWIPALTVHGRIARTNKTSQTAFRGFGGPQGMLVIEDILGRCAPLLGLDPAELRRRNLYREGQTTPYGQPVRHAERLAAVWDQVSASAGLIARRAEIDRWNAAHPRAKRGIAITPVKFGISFNFTTFNQAGALVHVYKDGSVLINHGGTEMGQGLHTKMLQVAATALGVPLARVRLAPTRTDKVPNTSATAASAGADLNGGAIKDACEQILGRLAPVRASLRDGGAPDASWEELVAAAYHQRVQLWAAGFYKTEGLSWDAATMTGSPFKYFAYGAAVAEVEVDGFTGASTTRRVDIVHDVGDSLSPLVDVGQIEGGFVQGAGWLTLEDLRWDESTGPGRGRLTTNAASTYKIPSLSEMPEVFNVTLLERAHEDGVVYGSKAVGEPPLMLAFSVREALRDACAAFGPPGRPVELASPATPEAVYWALSAAREAS from the coding sequence ATGACCACGACCGAGTCCGCACCCACCACGACCCCGCTGTCGCGGCGGCCCGACGACGCGGTCGTCGGCGCGGCGCTCCATCACGAGGCGGCCGCCCTGCACGTAACTGGACAGGCGCTCTACACCGACGACCTGGTCGGCCGGCTGCCCGCCGTCCTGCACGCCCATCCGGTCCAGGCCCAGGTCGCGCACGCGCGGATCGCCCGGCTCGACGTGAGCCCGGCCCACGACGTGCCCGGCGTGGTGCGGGTGCTCACCGCGGCCGACGTGCCCGGCGTCAACGACGCGGGCGTCAAGCACGACGAGCCGCTGTTCCCCGACGAGATCATGTACCACGGCCACGCCGTGTGCTGGGTCCTCGGCGAGACCCTCGAGGCGGCCCGCCGCGGTGCCGCCGCCGTCGTCGTCGAGTACGACGAGCTGCCGGCCGTCGTCACCGTCGAGGAGGCGATCGCGGCGGAGTCCTTCCAGGGCGCACGGCCGACGCTGCGCCGCGGGGACGCCGCGAACGCGCTGGCCGACGCCGAGCACGTCCTCACCGGCACCACGGCGTTCGCCGGGCAGGAGCACTTCTACCTCGAGACCCACTGCTCGCTGGCCCAGGTCGACGAGAGCGGCCAGGTCTTCGTGCAGGCCAGCACCCAGCACCCGACCGAGACCCAGGAGATCGTCGCCCACGTGCTCGGCGTGCCGAGCCACGCCGTGACCGTCCAGTGCCTGCGGATGGGAGGCGGCTTCGGGGGCAAGGAGATGCAGCCGCACGGCCTCGCCGCCGTCGCGGCGCTGGGCGCCACGTTGACCGGGCGCCCGGTCCGGGTGCGGCTGACCCGCGCGCAGGACATGTCGATGACCGGCAAGCGGCACGGCTTCCACGCCACCTGGCGGGTCGGCTTCGACCGCGACGGCCTGCTCGCCGGCCTCGAGGCGACGCTGACCTCCGACGGAGGCTGGAGCCTCGACCTCTCCGAGCCGGTGCTGTCCCGCGCGCTGTGCCACATCGACAACGCCTACTGGATCCCCGCGCTCACCGTCCACGGCCGGATCGCGAGGACCAACAAGACCTCCCAGACCGCCTTCCGCGGCTTCGGCGGCCCCCAGGGCATGCTGGTCATCGAGGACATCCTCGGCCGCTGCGCGCCGCTGCTCGGCCTCGACCCGGCCGAGCTGCGCCGCCGCAACCTCTACCGGGAGGGCCAGACCACGCCGTACGGCCAGCCGGTGCGGCACGCCGAGCGGCTGGCGGCGGTGTGGGACCAGGTCTCCGCGTCCGCCGGCCTGATCGCGCGGCGCGCCGAGATCGACCGGTGGAACGCCGCCCATCCCCGGGCCAAGCGCGGGATCGCGATCACCCCGGTGAAGTTCGGCATCTCCTTCAACTTCACCACCTTCAACCAGGCCGGCGCCCTCGTGCACGTCTACAAGGACGGCTCGGTGCTGATCAACCACGGCGGCACCGAGATGGGCCAGGGGCTGCACACCAAGATGCTCCAGGTCGCCGCGACCGCCCTCGGCGTACCGCTCGCGCGAGTGCGGCTCGCGCCGACCCGCACCGACAAGGTGCCCAACACCTCCGCGACCGCGGCGAGCGCGGGCGCCGACCTCAACGGCGGGGCCATCAAGGACGCCTGCGAGCAGATCCTCGGCCGGCTGGCGCCGGTCCGCGCCTCCCTGCGCGACGGCGGAGCGCCGGACGCGTCGTGGGAGGAGCTCGTCGCCGCGGCCTACCACCAGCGGGTCCAGCTGTGGGCGGCCGGCTTCTACAAGACCGAGGGCCTCTCCTGGGACGCCGCGACCATGACCGGGTCGCCGTTCAAGTACTTCGCGTACGGCGCCGCGGTCGCCGAGGTCGAGGTCGACGGCTTCACCGGCGCGTCCACGACCCGGCGGGTCGACATCGTGCACGACGTCGGCGACAGCCTCTCGCCGCTCGTCGACGTCGGCCAGATCGAGGGCGGCTTCGTGCAGGGCGCCGGCTGGCTGACGCTCGAGGACCTGCGCTGGGACGAGTCCACCGGGCCGGGCCGGGGCCGGCTCACCACGAACGCCGCGTCGACGTACAAGATCCCGTCCCTCTCGGAGATGCCCGAGGTCTTCAACGTCACCCTGCTCGAGCGGGCCCACGAGGACGGCGTCGTCTACGGATCCAAGGCCGTGGGGGAGCCGCCGCTCATGCTCGCGTTCAGCGTCCGTGAGGCCCTGCGAGACGCGTGCGCGGCGTTCGGCCCGCCTGGACGGCCGGTCGAGCTGGCCTCGCCGGCCACCCCGGAGGCGGTCTACTGGGCCCTCTCGGCCGCACGGGAGGCGTCATGA
- a CDS encoding malate synthase G, translated as MAVQQADDRIALGALRVAPVLHAFVRDEALPGSGVDEAVFWEGVESILAAFAPRNRALLERRAELQRRLDAWHTAHPGPVRDQAAYVAMLREIGYLVDEPADFRIDPGEVDAEVALQAGPQLVVPVLNARFAANAANARWGSLYDALYGTDVIPEDDGRERGTSYNPVRGAEVIRRAKAFLDAHFPLESGSHADATGYTVDDGTLVPALADPAQLVGWRGDPEAPEGVLLVHHGLHVEIQLDREDPIGRDDPAGVKDLLLEAAISTIMDLEDSVAAVDADDKVAGYRNWLLLNQGTLAAEVTKGGRTFVRGLARDRAYDGADGPVTLPGRSLLFVRQVGHLMTTDAILLDGAEVPEGVLDAILTALCSLPDLQGRAELANSRAGAMYAVKPKMHGPEEVAFTDDLFAAVEDLLALPRNTVKLGIMDEERRTSANLKACIHAARGRVAFINTGFLDRTGDELHTSMLGGPMIRKADMKGTTWIAAYEDQNVDIGLACGLAGRAQIGKGMWAMPDAMAAMVEQKVAHPRAGASCAWVPSPTAATLHALHYHEVDVAARQRELAGTRRTTVEQLLTVPLAGEDEVAAWTAEERAAEIDNNLQGVLGYVKRWIDDGIGCSKVPDIHGVALMEDRATCRISSQHVANWLRHGVVTLDEVEAALRRMAAVVDEQQAADGYRPMGPGFDGHAFAAARALVLDGLAQPSGYTEPILHRHRREVKA; from the coding sequence ATGGCAGTACAGCAGGCAGACGACCGGATCGCCCTCGGGGCGCTCCGGGTGGCCCCCGTCCTGCACGCCTTCGTGCGCGACGAGGCGCTGCCCGGCAGCGGCGTGGACGAGGCCGTCTTCTGGGAGGGCGTGGAGTCGATCCTGGCGGCCTTCGCACCCCGCAACCGGGCGCTGCTGGAGCGCCGCGCCGAGCTGCAGCGCCGGCTCGACGCCTGGCACACGGCCCACCCCGGTCCGGTGCGGGACCAGGCCGCCTATGTCGCGATGCTGCGCGAGATCGGCTACCTCGTCGACGAGCCCGCCGACTTCCGGATCGACCCCGGGGAGGTCGACGCGGAGGTCGCGCTCCAGGCCGGCCCCCAGCTCGTCGTCCCCGTGCTCAACGCGCGGTTCGCCGCCAACGCCGCCAACGCCCGCTGGGGCTCGCTGTACGACGCGCTCTACGGCACCGACGTGATCCCCGAGGACGACGGCCGCGAGCGCGGGACGTCGTACAACCCGGTGCGCGGCGCCGAGGTGATCCGCCGCGCCAAGGCCTTCCTCGACGCGCACTTCCCCCTCGAGAGCGGCTCGCACGCCGACGCGACGGGGTACACCGTCGACGACGGCACGCTGGTCCCCGCGCTGGCCGACCCGGCCCAGCTGGTCGGGTGGCGCGGGGACCCGGAGGCGCCCGAGGGCGTGCTGCTGGTGCACCACGGGCTGCACGTCGAGATCCAGCTCGACCGTGAGGACCCGATCGGCCGCGACGACCCGGCCGGCGTCAAGGACCTGCTGCTGGAGGCCGCGATCTCCACGATCATGGACCTCGAGGACTCCGTCGCCGCGGTCGACGCCGACGACAAGGTCGCGGGCTACCGCAACTGGCTGCTGCTCAACCAGGGCACCCTGGCCGCCGAGGTGACCAAGGGCGGGCGCACCTTCGTGCGCGGCCTCGCGCGCGACCGGGCCTACGACGGCGCGGACGGCCCGGTCACCCTGCCGGGCCGGTCGCTGCTCTTCGTCCGGCAGGTCGGCCACCTGATGACCACCGACGCGATCCTCCTCGACGGCGCGGAGGTGCCCGAGGGCGTCCTGGACGCGATCCTCACCGCGCTGTGCAGCCTGCCCGACCTCCAGGGCCGCGCGGAGCTCGCCAACTCCCGCGCCGGCGCGATGTACGCCGTGAAGCCGAAGATGCACGGCCCCGAGGAGGTCGCGTTCACCGACGACCTCTTCGCCGCCGTCGAGGACCTGCTCGCGCTGCCACGCAACACCGTCAAGCTCGGGATCATGGACGAGGAGCGGCGCACGTCAGCCAACCTCAAGGCCTGCATCCACGCCGCTCGCGGCCGGGTGGCGTTCATCAACACCGGCTTCCTGGACCGCACCGGCGACGAGCTGCACACCTCGATGCTCGGCGGGCCGATGATCCGCAAGGCCGACATGAAGGGGACCACCTGGATCGCCGCCTACGAGGATCAGAACGTCGACATCGGCCTCGCCTGCGGGCTCGCCGGCCGCGCCCAGATCGGCAAGGGCATGTGGGCGATGCCCGACGCGATGGCCGCGATGGTCGAGCAGAAGGTCGCCCACCCGCGGGCCGGCGCGAGCTGCGCCTGGGTGCCCTCGCCGACCGCGGCCACGCTGCACGCCCTGCACTACCACGAGGTGGATGTCGCCGCCCGGCAGCGCGAGCTCGCGGGCACCCGGCGTACGACGGTCGAGCAGCTCCTCACCGTCCCGCTCGCCGGCGAGGACGAGGTGGCGGCGTGGACGGCGGAGGAGCGGGCCGCGGAGATCGACAACAACCTCCAGGGCGTCCTGGGCTACGTCAAACGCTGGATCGACGACGGGATCGGCTGCTCGAAGGTCCCCGACATCCACGGCGTCGCGCTGATGGAGGACCGCGCCACCTGCCGGATCTCCAGCCAGCACGTCGCCAACTGGCTGCGCCACGGCGTGGTCACCCTCGACGAGGTCGAGGCCGCGCTGCGGCGGATGGCGGCCGTGGTCGACGAGCAGCAGGCCGCCGACGGCTACCGGCCGATGGGACCGGGCTTCGACGGCCACGCGTTCGCCGCCGCCCGCGCGCTGGTGCTGGACGGACTGGCCCAGCCCTCCGGCTACACCGAGCCGATCCTGCACCGGCACCGCCGTGAGGTGAAGGCGTAG
- a CDS encoding DUF6986 family protein translates to MVRADTLAVALTAELDARLAEADAALARDYPGERPGRQPVHTVYVPADRYDAGLVPRHGAAALAALDEHADAFAELVGDDDVVARVRAKLASEPVEDLRVDFEDGYLGRSDADEDADATRAAAALAASRSDGAAAPFGGIRVKSLDPATRTRSVRTLTAYLAAFAEAGGDLAGWVATLPKVTSVDQVEAMVHACATLEQRLGLGEGALRFEIQVETPQSILGSDGTALVARMVHAAGARLTGLHYGTYDYSAFCGIAAEQQSLAHPVADHAKLVMQAAAAGTGVRLSDGSTNILPVGSPAEVRAAWAGHHRLVRRSLEHGFYQGWDLHPGQLPTRYAATYAFYRSGLPRALARLDDYARRTEGGIADEPATARALASYVLRGLDCGAVDPAEVATALPLTPDNLRQLAAGQQLRSDG, encoded by the coding sequence GTGGTCCGCGCCGACACGCTCGCCGTCGCCCTGACGGCGGAGCTCGACGCGCGGCTGGCGGAGGCCGACGCGGCGCTGGCCCGCGACTATCCGGGGGAGCGGCCCGGCCGGCAGCCCGTGCACACCGTCTACGTCCCCGCCGACCGGTACGACGCCGGCCTGGTGCCGCGCCACGGCGCCGCTGCGCTGGCCGCTCTCGACGAGCATGCGGACGCCTTCGCCGAGCTGGTCGGCGACGACGACGTCGTCGCCCGGGTGCGGGCCAAGCTCGCGAGCGAGCCGGTCGAGGACCTGCGGGTCGACTTCGAGGACGGCTATCTCGGGAGGAGCGACGCGGACGAGGACGCCGACGCGACCCGGGCCGCGGCCGCGCTCGCGGCCAGCCGGAGCGACGGTGCGGCAGCGCCGTTCGGCGGCATCCGGGTCAAGAGCCTGGACCCCGCCACCCGGACGCGGTCGGTGCGCACCCTCACGGCGTACCTCGCCGCCTTCGCCGAGGCCGGCGGCGACCTCGCCGGCTGGGTCGCGACGCTGCCCAAGGTGACCAGCGTCGACCAGGTCGAGGCGATGGTCCACGCCTGCGCGACCCTGGAGCAGCGGCTCGGCCTGGGCGAGGGGGCGCTGCGCTTCGAGATCCAGGTCGAGACACCGCAGTCGATCCTCGGCTCCGACGGCACAGCGCTGGTCGCGCGGATGGTGCACGCCGCCGGCGCGCGGCTGACCGGCCTGCACTACGGGACCTACGACTACTCGGCGTTCTGCGGCATCGCCGCCGAGCAGCAGTCCCTGGCGCACCCGGTGGCCGACCACGCCAAGCTCGTGATGCAGGCCGCCGCGGCCGGCACCGGCGTCCGGCTCTCCGACGGCTCGACCAACATCCTGCCGGTCGGGAGCCCCGCCGAGGTGCGCGCCGCCTGGGCCGGCCACCACCGGCTGGTCCGTCGCTCCCTGGAGCACGGCTTCTACCAGGGCTGGGACCTGCACCCGGGCCAGCTGCCCACCCGGTACGCCGCCACCTACGCCTTCTACCGCTCCGGGCTGCCGCGGGCGCTGGCCCGCCTCGACGACTACGCCCGGCGGACCGAGGGCGGGATCGCCGACGAGCCGGCGACGGCGCGCGCGCTCGCGTCGTACGTCCTGCGGGGGCTGGACTGCGGCGCCGTCGACCCGGCCGAGGTGGCAACGGCGCTGCCGCTCACCCCGGACAACCTGCGACAGCTGGCCGCCGGCCAGCAGCTGAGGAGTGACGGATGA
- the xdhC gene encoding xanthine dehydrogenase accessory protein XdhC — translation MTTWFQAVAELRATRRAGVLVTVAGVRGHAPREAGAKMVVAAADTWGSIGGGPLEERAVRRARELLADPAVAPESFTASLSDRAPSEHGVQCCGGEVTVLLEPLPVVPSVAVFGLGHVGLEIARILARHDLDLHLVDSRADQLAPDRLAPLADAVAAVHTHHMPVLPELALAGLPPGTRVLVLTHDHAEDLAIIDAALRTDHLGSIGLIGSSAKWARFRVQLAAAGLPDDVVDRVETPIGLPGVTASKDPAAIAVSVAAALLTAAQPTSGTSGPAHLAERL, via the coding sequence ATGACCACGTGGTTCCAGGCCGTGGCCGAGCTGCGCGCGACCCGCCGGGCGGGCGTGCTGGTGACGGTCGCCGGGGTCCGCGGCCACGCGCCGCGCGAGGCCGGCGCCAAGATGGTCGTCGCCGCCGCGGACACCTGGGGCTCGATCGGCGGCGGTCCCCTCGAGGAGCGTGCGGTACGCCGCGCGCGAGAGCTGTTGGCCGATCCCGCCGTCGCACCCGAGTCCTTCACCGCCAGCCTCTCCGACAGGGCACCCTCCGAGCACGGCGTGCAGTGCTGCGGCGGCGAGGTCACCGTCCTGCTCGAGCCGCTGCCCGTCGTACCCTCGGTCGCGGTCTTCGGGCTCGGCCACGTCGGCCTCGAGATCGCCCGGATCCTGGCCCGCCACGACCTCGACCTCCACCTCGTCGACTCGCGCGCGGACCAGCTCGCCCCGGACCGGCTCGCGCCCCTCGCCGACGCGGTCGCCGCCGTCCACACCCACCACATGCCGGTGCTGCCCGAGCTGGCGCTCGCGGGGCTGCCGCCCGGCACCCGGGTCCTCGTGCTGACCCACGACCACGCCGAGGACCTCGCCATCATCGACGCCGCGCTGCGCACCGACCACCTCGGCTCGATCGGGCTGATCGGGTCGAGCGCCAAGTGGGCGCGGTTCCGCGTCCAGCTCGCCGCCGCCGGCCTGCCGGACGACGTCGTCGACCGGGTCGAGACGCCGATCGGCCTGCCCGGCGTCACCGCCAGCAAGGATCCCGCGGCGATCGCGGTCTCCGTCGCGGCCGCGCTGCTCACGGCCGCGCAGCCCACGAGCGGCACATCCGGTCCCGCCCACCTGGCAGAGAGGCTCTGA